Below is a genomic region from Pseudocalidococcus azoricus BACA0444.
TCAATGCCGGTAAAGTTTAACTCTGGATATTGGCTTAAGAGGCGATAGGCAAACTCCCCAGTTCCACAGGCCAGGTCTAAAACCCGATGGGAGGCATGAATATCTGACCAGGCCTGGAGGATGTGTAAAGACTTGTCTAAATAGTCATGCCAACGGTGATCATAATGAGCCGCCATCCGGTCATATTGCTGTTGGATTCGGGCCTCTAGGGATTTTCTCAAGGTCATTTCTCAGGAATATCAATAGTCGAAACCCTGCTTTTCCACCAAGTACCCCCCCGGCTCTAATTCTAATTCTCGGCCCCGCCAATGGACTTTGCGACCAAAACATCCCACGAGCCAGATTAAAAAACTCAAGCCATCTCTGAGGGGCAAAACCCAAATCCAGGCCCAAAGCTTCTCAGAGTTCATGGTTTGGCAACAGGTCCAGGCCTGGAGAAATCGGATCCCCCAAACTATCCCTAAAATGGCTACTGTCCAAGGTGCTCCAGATATTAAAACCAAGCCGAGACTATAGACGGTGCCAAAGGTAAATCCAATTCCATAGTATTGCGAGCCGCGATTAAAGCGAATCCCCCTGGCCCAGCGGACTTCTCGTTCAAACACAGTCGCCAGGGAATCTGCACCACAATCGTTATGGAGTACATAGGTGGAAAGCTCAACCCCATACCCCGCCGCCGCCGCCTCATACCCCAGCCGATAATCGTCCCCAATCCGATTTTTCGCTAATTCCATTGCCCCAGTTTGAGTTAATACCTGAGACCGGACAGCAATCGTCGGCCCAACCGCAAACTTAAGACCGCCATCCAACATTCGAGCAATTAAAATACTTGGAATAAAATCTAAACAACGTCCCAGTGCAGCTAAGGCGGCTCCCAGGCCCCGCGGGCGATGATCAAAATAGCCACAGGTGACAACTCCGAGTTGGGGATTTTGAAGGGGGGCAATCACGGTTGCTAAATAATCGGGGGTGACGCGAATATCACTATCTACAAAAACAATGATCTGGCCATTGGCATACTGACGCAGCTGGAGCAAATTACTAATTTTGTAGTTCACGCCGAGAATTTCTGGACAGTGATACCAACGAACCAGGTAGGGATAGGTTTGCACCAGTTGTTTAAGGAGGGGAACGGCTGGGTCTGATAATTCCCGCACCCCAAACAGGACGTTGTAATTCGAGTAATCCTGCTGACAAAGAGAAAGCCAATTTTCCCAGGCCCCGGCTTCCAAGCCACAAACAGGCACTAAGATTGTCACGGGTGGGGCCGGATTGAGGGGCGGCAGTTTGGGTCGCTGAAAGAAGCGTTGAACAGCAATCGTTTGCCAAATATAAAAGCTTAGCCCCGTTAAACTGAGAATCCCAAAGCCGATTTCGAGGACTTGTTGGATCAACCTCATGCCGCCAACCCCTAAATCTGGGCCGGGTGAGCAATGGTTCCAGTAGGGGGTGAACTGGCACTGGCATAGGCTTTAATGGGAATTCGGCCAGCTTGATAGGCTAATCGTCCAGCTTCAGTGGCGAGGGCCATGGCACGGGCCATTTGGGGGGAATGTTCAGCTTGGGCAATGGCCGTATTAATCAGTAAGGCATCTGCGCCTAATTCCATGGCCTGGGCGGCTTCGGAAGGAGAACCAATCCCCGCATCCACCACCACCGGGACATTGACCAGATCGACAATGATTTGGATATTGGCGGCATTTTTCAGGCCTTGTCCGGAGCCAATTGGAGAAGCCAAGGGCATGACGGTGGCACAACCCACTTCTTCTAGGCGTTTGGCCAAGAGGGGATCCGCATTGATATAGGGGAGAACCGCAAAGCCTTCTTTGACCAGTTGGGTGGCTGCCTCTAACGTCCCAATCGGATCGGGCAAGAGATATTTAGGATCCGGAATGACTTCTAATTTGACAAAGTTATTTTCTTCTTGTCCCAATAGTTTGGCCATTTCGCGCCCTAACCGCGCTACCCGAATCGCCTCTTCTGCGGTTTGACATCCAGCGGTATTGGGTAACATCCAGATTTTTGACCAGTCAATGGCTTCGGCTAACCCCACATGGCCAGGGGCATTGGTTTGGACGCGGCGGACGGCAACGGTGACAATTTCACAACCACTGGCGGCCAGACTGGCCTGCATTTCAGCCATGGAGCGATATTTCCCAGTTCCTGTCATCAACCGCGATTGGAAGCTGCGGCCGGCAATGGTGAGGGGAGCCGGATCGGGGAGGTTTCCTGCACTGACAGGGGAGGCAATATCCTGAGTCAACATAGCCAGTAATTGTGATATTTCCTTTCTCACCATACCAGGCCGGGCTAACTCTCCCATCAAGTTGGCCCCTCTCAGGCGAAAATTAAAGATGAAGCAGTTTGGCATAGCACGATGAACTTCCAGGCCTGGCACCGATTCTTCTCCCGCTTTTGGGCTGTGGTTATTTGTGGGGTGTTCCTCTGGGGTCTGGGTTTGGGGGGCATGAGCAACGGGGCCTGGGCCAGTGGTTGGGACTATTCTCCCTTAATGGCGGCCTTGCCCCAAGGGAATGCAGTCACGGATGGCAAAGCGATCTTGCGAAATGCCCTGCCCATTGATAACCCCACCGTCCGCGAACTCCAAGGCAATCTGGAGGATATTTCCAATCAACTGCGGGCTAAACGCTGGAGTGGGATCGGTGGTGATATTAAAAAAGCCCAGCGACTCTTAGAAACCAAAGCCGACAAGCTCTTGGCCAGTATTTCTCCAGATCGCCAACCCCAGGCCCAGACCTATCTTGAGCAACTGCACCAGACCCTAGACGCGTTACAAACCGCCGCAGAGGCCAAGGATCGCCAACAACTGCTGCCCCTGAAAGCCCAGGCCTTGGATCAGGTTGGGGGGCTGGAAGATTTGATGGTGACAGGGTTTCCTTTTCAAGTTCCGGCTGAGTATGGCCATTTACCCCAATTATTAGGTCGAGCCACGGTCAAACTAACCACTAGTAAAGGGGAAATCACCGTAGTTGTAGATGGCTATAGTGCCCCAGTCACGGCGGGTAATTTTGTCGATTTAGTCCAGCGAGGATTTTATAATCAGTTGCCCTTTACGCGGGCCGAAGAATCCTATGTTTTACAAGCTGGCGATCCCCCCGGCCCCGAAGATGGCTTCATTGACCCCAAAACGAAAACATATCGGGCCATTCCCCTAGAAATTCTCACTGATGGCGATGATACTCCCCTCTACGGGATCACCTTGGAAGACGCAGGCCGTTATTTAGAGCATCCAGTCCTACCCTTTTCAGCCTATGGAACCCTCGCCTTAGCCCGACCCAATGAGGATGCTAACGGTGGCTCCTCGCAGTTTTTCTTTCTGCTCTTTGAGCCTGAGCTAACCCCAGCGGGTTTGAATTTACTGGATGGCCGCTATGCGGTGTTTGGCTATACCGTGGATGGGCAAGAGGTTCTGGGTAAACTCCGGCCTGGGGACATGATTGAAAAAGCTGAGGTGATTGCAGGGGGAGAAAATCTGGTGTCCTAGGGGCTTAGAGCCAGAACATGGGCATCAACAGGCCAATGGCGAAGGTGAGAGCGAGGATCACTCCAAGGGGAAGAGAAATAGACTGCCAAAATAGGAAACTAACCACGGCTGGACTGGCATTTTGAACCGATAAAATGGCAATCCCAATCACGGTGAGGGCAATGACAGCAAAGAGAAGATTTTTAGACATTTAATCTAACCAGATTCTATTTTGTTGAGAATTTCTGTAGTTCCCGGAGCGGTAATCCTATTTATTTTTTTGGAGTTCTTGAACTGCCTTTTCAGAGCGATTATAGGGGTTATAGGTGGCAAAGCTAGAAAAAATGGAGCTAAAAAAATGATTGGCTCCGCTCCGTAAGGTTTGGCTAAAGCTCCCCAGAGGGCCGGGAATGGCTGAACCATAGGCAATATAAACGAGGAAGACAACAATAACTGGTAAGGCATAATCCTTAGGGCGCATCGCAGTTCTTGGGTCGAGTTATATTCCCTGATTCTAAGCGTTCTGTAGATGGTTTTTGCCAACAAAAATTCGAGGAACCCAACCTATCAGCCCCTTTGTAACTGGCCTTGATCCCATTGCCAACCCTAAGACTCTGGCCAAAATGTTTAGCTAGCCCAGGCCGGTCTGGGGCAAACCCTTCAAAAAAGGAGTAGGAGGGTTAATTCTTAGTAACATTCTCTTAAATTAATCTTAAAAATCTAAAGACTTAATAAAGAGACGCTCTGTTCAGCAGAAATACCTATAACGTAATTGTTCAAGATACCTCCTAACTGCGTCCTTGGCCCTGCCCCAAAAAAACGATGGGGAATTGCAGGGTCATTTTTTTGTGCGCTTTTTCAGGCCAATTTACTTAGTCCAATTCTAGTCCATTAAATACGCAAAAGTCCTGTGAATATTTAAAAATATAGCTTGTAGATACTTGCTCTATTGCGTGAGCCGCAGAAGTTCAAATTCCTTGCCCCCAATTCTGGCCTGGCGCACAAACATATCCCTAAGCCTAATCCCGAGCCTTCTTGGTTTCTTGTCCTGTCTAAATGACTCAGGCTTTAGAATTTAATCTTTGCAGGGTTATTTTTCAAATTTCACAGATGCAGGGCTATTCCCCGTCCTAATTATTCCTCAATGATTTCCCCTATCCCAGTGGTCTTAAGCAGATTGCTCTGCCCCATTAAACCCCTGCATCAATTGCTTTTTGAAATGCCCCTATCCAAATTTCAACGGGATTACGCTCTAAAACCTCCTCCAAAACATTTACTGACTTGATTAAAATACTAAAAAATTAGACTTAAACTAAGACTTAACATAAGTCTAAAAATCTTATTTTAAAACAAATCTGCAAAAAATAAGGCATCCAATTCAGTTATGGCGGTACGCAGACTGTTCTGAGAGCGTAAAAATCTTAAAAAAACAGCCCATAAAGTATTTTCCGACTTGTCTCTCTAGCCCTAAATAAAATAAGTAAGGCCATATTTATTTCCCAAGGAATTTTTACTGTCTCTAATTTGCTTCTGCCCCATCCCAATGAGTCACAGGACAATTACGAGAGCTTTTCTAATGAACTGAGGTCTTAGCTAAATCATCTAAAACGGCTTGGGCTGATTGGTATCGTTGCCGGAAGTTGTAGCGCACCATCCGATTGAGAATATGCTCAAATTGGTCAGAAATTGGCGTAGCACTGGCCCAAATTAACTCACCAGAATTTCGATCATGCTGAATATTACTGGGACTAACTCCACTGAGGGCTTGAATGGCCACGGCTCCCAAGGCATAAATATCACTGGCGAAGGTCGGGTATCCGGCCATTTGTTCGCTGGGGGCATAGCCACGGGTGCCAATCGCAATCGTAAATTTCTGATCTATGGCGGCCATATCTTCCGGTTGAATATGGCGGACCGCTCCAAAATCAATTAGGACAAGCTGCTGATCTGAATCCCGGCGGAGAATATTTCCAGGTTTAATATCGCGATGAATTACGTTTAAGCTGTGGACATAGACGAGGATGGTTAAAATTTCCTCTAAAAGTTTCCTAACATATCCTGGGCTAAAAATCCGCTGTTGTTGCAACTCATCCTGAAGAGAGCGACCCTTAACATACTCTTGAACTAAGAAAAAGGCTTGACTCTCCTCAAAGTAGGCTAGAAGTCTGGGAATACGATCGTGCTGGCCAACCTGAGCTAACGTTGCTGCCTCCCGTTGAAATAACCGTCGCGCCACCTGCATAAATTTGGCATCGGAGCGTGAGGGCAATAGCTGTTTCACAACACACACCGGCTTAAGAGGCATTTGCGTATCCTCGGCCAAATAGGTGCGCCCAAAACCACCCCGTCCTAACTGGGTAATGATTTGATACCGTCCCGCCAGCAGGCCTGGAATCAGTTCCGCTGAATAGCTATGGGCATCAATATCTTTGCCAGGACTAGAGGTGGGAATAGAACTCGTAGTCGGATCATGGTCCGTTGATTTCAGACCTAGGTTATGGGGGTTCAATGCTGAAATATCGGTAATCGGAGCCTCTGTTTCCGGGGCGGCATCAAAATCAGCATCAACAACCGTTGCCTCTCCGGGGAAGACTTGAGGGGACGTTGGTATCGATGGCAGATTTGCGGCGTGGTTGGGGTTAAGTACCGCTGGTGGTGCGGCCGAGTCTGGTGGGGACGGTAATGAACCATCACCCGTTGAGCCTGGCTCACTATCGAGAACAAAGGTTGCTTCCGAACATTGCCCAGGCCGGGGATTTGGCACAGCCTTAGCAAAACGGGTTATTGACGGCCCATCTACGGCAAAGGTTTTTTCAGGATCAGTCGCATCTTGACTGGTTTCATCAGGAATATCTGTAAGCTCAATCAGGGTATCAGCGGGATCAGTTGGCTTGGGAGATGAGCGGGCAGGATTTTGGGGATAGCGTTGTTGCAGAGGGGCTGGATCCTGATTAAAGATGGCTGTTGATTCTTGCCCCCGGCCTGGCAGATTGGCAGATGCCGCCGGTGAGAGCGCTGTCAAATCCAGAGCCGTTGTGAGGAATGTTTGGGGCTGACTTGGGGGCAAGGAGACTGGATCGGGGGTGAGTACCGCTGGGGTGAGGGTTGCTGAAGGTGATTGTCCTTTCTCTAGACGAGTGGCTCCATAGATCACCATCGCTAATGAGGTTGTCACCATCCCCAGGCCTGCTGGAATCAACGGTAACCATCCTGCTGCCACCACAAACACACCATAACTGACCCCCACCAAGGCTCCGACACCAATCCCCACCCCCAGGCTCGCCCACAGCCAAGAATATCGCCGGGAGAGATTCAACCAAAGCACCCCCGAGAGCAAAGACCAGCCATAGCCCCAAACCCATTCCCCCACCCCATCCCAGGCCCAGATTAAGGGTTGAGTACGATTTACTGCCCCAATAATTTGTTGGACAATTTGGGCATGGATCACCAGGCCTGGGGTGCGTTCTTCTCCCTCTCTCAGATTGTTTAAGGGTGTAATAAATTTATCGTTGCTACTGTCCGCCGTTACCCCCAACAGCACGACCCGATTGCGAATTTGGGCCGGTGGCACTTCCCCCTTTAAGACCTGCGTCAAGGACACC
It encodes:
- a CDS encoding glycosyltransferase, with the translated sequence MRLIQQVLEIGFGILSLTGLSFYIWQTIAVQRFFQRPKLPPLNPAPPVTILVPVCGLEAGAWENWLSLCQQDYSNYNVLFGVRELSDPAVPLLKQLVQTYPYLVRWYHCPEILGVNYKISNLLQLRQYANGQIIVFVDSDIRVTPDYLATVIAPLQNPQLGVVTCGYFDHRPRGLGAALAALGRCLDFIPSILIARMLDGGLKFAVGPTIAVRSQVLTQTGAMELAKNRIGDDYRLGYEAAAAGYGVELSTYVLHNDCGADSLATVFEREVRWARGIRFNRGSQYYGIGFTFGTVYSLGLVLISGAPWTVAILGIVWGIRFLQAWTCCQTMNSEKLWAWIWVLPLRDGLSFLIWLVGCFGRKVHWRGRELELEPGGYLVEKQGFDY
- a CDS encoding thiazole synthase, with product MLTQDIASPVSAGNLPDPAPLTIAGRSFQSRLMTGTGKYRSMAEMQASLAASGCEIVTVAVRRVQTNAPGHVGLAEAIDWSKIWMLPNTAGCQTAEEAIRVARLGREMAKLLGQEENNFVKLEVIPDPKYLLPDPIGTLEAATQLVKEGFAVLPYINADPLLAKRLEEVGCATVMPLASPIGSGQGLKNAANIQIIVDLVNVPVVVDAGIGSPSEAAQAMELGADALLINTAIAQAEHSPQMARAMALATEAGRLAYQAGRIPIKAYASASSPPTGTIAHPAQI
- a CDS encoding peptidylprolyl isomerase — its product is MNFQAWHRFFSRFWAVVICGVFLWGLGLGGMSNGAWASGWDYSPLMAALPQGNAVTDGKAILRNALPIDNPTVRELQGNLEDISNQLRAKRWSGIGGDIKKAQRLLETKADKLLASISPDRQPQAQTYLEQLHQTLDALQTAAEAKDRQQLLPLKAQALDQVGGLEDLMVTGFPFQVPAEYGHLPQLLGRATVKLTTSKGEITVVVDGYSAPVTAGNFVDLVQRGFYNQLPFTRAEESYVLQAGDPPGPEDGFIDPKTKTYRAIPLEILTDGDDTPLYGITLEDAGRYLEHPVLPFSAYGTLALARPNEDANGGSSQFFFLLFEPELTPAGLNLLDGRYAVFGYTVDGQEVLGKLRPGDMIEKAEVIAGGENLVS
- a CDS encoding LapA family protein, translating into MSKNLLFAVIALTVIGIAILSVQNASPAVVSFLFWQSISLPLGVILALTFAIGLLMPMFWL
- a CDS encoding CHASE2 domain-containing protein, with the translated sequence MAIFYSFPMSNAPLWRHVLQSQLPAVLIAFGATLGVMGLKMLTLLESFELRAYDQMMRSEPERVVDSPILLVTITEADIQSQKIWPLPDWLLIQALEKLQAGNPKVIGLDLFRDLPIPDPFNPEVENTVQNNLSQYLIAHPDVLALCKVGRQDNPGVASPAGLESDQVGFADLPLDPDGVVRRGILVRTPTPEALCTTATSLGFLLAQRYLSKPAEFDANEQLKIGDQVFERIMPNTGGYQGIDARGYQILIDFQKDESLGQQVSLTQVLKGEVPPAQIRNRVVLLGVTADSSNDKFITPLNNLREGEERTPGLVIHAQIVQQIIGAVNRTQPLIWAWDGVGEWVWGYGWSLLSGVLWLNLSRRYSWLWASLGVGIGVGALVGVSYGVFVVAAGWLPLIPAGLGMVTTSLAMVIYGATRLEKGQSPSATLTPAVLTPDPVSLPPSQPQTFLTTALDLTALSPAASANLPGRGQESTAIFNQDPAPLQQRYPQNPARSSPKPTDPADTLIELTDIPDETSQDATDPEKTFAVDGPSITRFAKAVPNPRPGQCSEATFVLDSEPGSTGDGSLPSPPDSAAPPAVLNPNHAANLPSIPTSPQVFPGEATVVDADFDAAPETEAPITDISALNPHNLGLKSTDHDPTTSSIPTSSPGKDIDAHSYSAELIPGLLAGRYQIITQLGRGGFGRTYLAEDTQMPLKPVCVVKQLLPSRSDAKFMQVARRLFQREAATLAQVGQHDRIPRLLAYFEESQAFFLVQEYVKGRSLQDELQQQRIFSPGYVRKLLEEILTILVYVHSLNVIHRDIKPGNILRRDSDQQLVLIDFGAVRHIQPEDMAAIDQKFTIAIGTRGYAPSEQMAGYPTFASDIYALGAVAIQALSGVSPSNIQHDRNSGELIWASATPISDQFEHILNRMVRYNFRQRYQSAQAVLDDLAKTSVH